TTACTTTGAACAGGTAAATATTCACTACGACCACCCGCTGTCATACGCCTAGGTTCGATCTTATATTGGTTTTGTAATACGCGTACAATTGAAGTAGCTCTTTTTGTACTAAGATCCCAGTTGTCCTCAATACCTACAGATTTCATAGGTACATTATCTGTATGACCTTCAACTAAAAACTCAATATCTGGCTTGCTGTTCAGTACTTGAGCCACTTTACCTAACACACGTTGTGCATCTGCGGAAAGGGCATAGCTACCGCTTTTGAACAACAACTTATCAGAGATAGAAATATATACAGCGCTCTTCTCTACTTTGATTTCGATATCGCTGTCATTAACATCGTTCAAAGCACCTTTTAGGTTCATTACTAACGCCATGTTCAATGAATCCTTTTGCGCCAAAGCTTTTTGTAGATCCTGGATGTAAAGATCTTTTGAACCTATATTTTCCAGTGATTTCTTAATGCTTTCTGCTTGTGTAGAAGAAATAACTGAAAGATCCTTCAACTGGTTTATAACTACGTTGTTGTTTTCTTTTAAGAAGGCCACTTGCTTATTCAAGTCTTCAATATCCTTTTCTAACTGTGCCTTCTTACGTGCTGCAGCTTCCTCCTCTTCTCTACACTTTTGCAAGTCGGTTTGAACCTGCTTATAAAAAGTGTTTAACTCTGCATACTTTGATTGCTCGGCTTGCAACTTCTTTTTACTAACACAAGAGCCCATTGAAACAACCAGGGCTGCAGCAATTGTTAAGTGTGCTACTTTCATCTAATTTGATTTAGGTTTAGAAATAGTGGTCTTGCCATATTTAATGGGCCTCAAAGATAGGCGGTCATTACAGCTGAGCTCACTTTAAATGAGGTTCTAATGAAGTATTAATGCTTTTTTAAGGAATTGTTTGCAAGCATAACACAAGGAAAGGCCTTAAATGGATAGACAATAAAAAAGCCCCAGATAATTCTGAGGCTTTTGTGGTGTGGGGCGGGATCGAACCGCCGACACAAGGATTTTCAGTCCTTTGCTCTACCGACTGAGCTACCGCACCATCTTTTCGCTATTGCGGGTTGCAAAAATAAGGAAACGATTGATATAAAAGGAAAAAGAGAAAAAGAGTTTTAATTTTTTTTCTCTTTTTCTCTTTTCAACTATGCTTAGTTACCATAAACACTTAAAAACTTGATGCGCATTATCTTTAATTGCTCCCAATTGTAGTTGCCATCGGCTAATTCCTCCTGGGCTACTTGTAAAGAAGATGTTTCACAACCTTTAAAGTATTCAATGATTTCTTCTTGTTCGTATTCATCTAACATATCGGAGATAGCGTAATCCAAATTCAGCTTGGTACCACTTGCAGCAATGGTTTCCATTTCTTCCAATAAAGCATCTAAACGCAGATCTTTATTTTTAGCAATGATCTCTAAAGGAATCTTTTTATCGACCTGCTGAATAATGTGTACTTTATTACTACTCTTATTCACAACGCTCTTCATAACGAAGTCGTCTGGACGCTCGATATTGTTTTCCTCTACATATTTTACAATAACATCTAAAAACGGCTTACCGTAACGAATAGCCTTACCCTTGCTTACACCCTGACATTTTTCAAGCTCTGCTGTGTTAGTAGGGAACATGGTAGCCATATCTTGTAGGGATGACTCAAGAAATATTACAAAAGGAGGTAAGTTCTTTTTCTTTGCTTCCTTTTGACGTATTTCTTTCAACATATTGAAAAGCTTATCGTCAGTAACACCAGCATTTCCAGCAGCTTCAGCAGCTTCATCATCATCTGCATTAGCTTCTTCAAACAAGTTGTTCAATACGATTGGGAAAGCTTTTGGTTTTTTAAGGAAGTCTTCTCCCTTCTTCGTGATCTTCAATACACCGTATTCTTCAATATCCTTCTGAAGTATACTTTCCAGCAACATTTGACGGATCAGTGAATTCCAGAAATGGGCTGGTTTTTCTTTACCTATACCAAAATCAGCCAATCCTTCATGGCGATACATCTTTATTTGTGGTGTTAGATGACCAGTAATGATCTGCACTACATATTCTGTAGCAAAGCGTTCATCTAAAGCCTGGATTGTTTGCAACAGCTGAACTACTTCACCTTTTGCTTCAATCTTCTCTTTTGGATGTTTACAGTTATCGCAGTTCTTACAACTTTTATCGCCGTAATCTTCACCAAAATAACTCATCAATACTTTACGACGACAAACACCACTTTCAGCATAACCAACGG
This genomic interval from Flavisolibacter tropicus contains the following:
- a CDS encoding OmpA/MotB family protein; amino-acid sequence: MKVAHLTIAAALVVSMGSCVSKKKLQAEQSKYAELNTFYKQVQTDLQKCREEEEAAARKKAQLEKDIEDLNKQVAFLKENNNVVINQLKDLSVISSTQAESIKKSLENIGSKDLYIQDLQKALAQKDSLNMALVMNLKGALNDVNDSDIEIKVEKSAVYISISDKLLFKSGSYALSADAQRVLGKVAQVLNSKPDIEFLVEGHTDNVPMKSVGIEDNWDLSTKRATSIVRVLQNQYKIEPRRMTAGGRSEYLPVQSNDTAAGKAANRRTRIVILPQLDQFFKLLEKPQS